One genomic region from Candidatus Thorarchaeota archaeon encodes:
- the cas7d gene encoding type I-D CRISPR-associated protein Cas7/Csc2, translating to MPVKIPPTFSKLEPYLVDKISPLLDARVVQILLLRQTHDYTIFRTEESRELNTVVIPEDITSTDPVVKVAFLASKQKAPETRMYSRFLRTVSNITCQLKDGLCMKCPRCVLFGAVNVSGKAKYNIKHRIEYSTAFSIEKYEDLLESITFNAVAENSQLTGQALNVTHNVRPLANFPSVVTLTSVTWQELALYLKTVLATKSYGAETRTKGDMRNVVLGIVAGYEEVITSLEYALELAAVWESEDLAKETEKILQKYVQLSASRKNIVTLSAEEVADLVSSVQDLSVDEPFVKSMEKQANDFVKLAVKEQKTKS from the coding sequence ATGCCTGTGAAAATACCACCAACGTTTTCAAAACTTGAACCATATTTAGTAGACAAAATCTCGCCGCTTCTAGATGCTAGGGTGGTGCAGATCCTTCTATTACGGCAAACACATGACTACACAATCTTTCGTACTGAAGAGAGCCGAGAATTGAACACGGTTGTGATTCCTGAGGACATCACTAGTACAGATCCCGTTGTCAAAGTAGCATTTCTTGCTTCAAAACAGAAGGCTCCAGAAACTAGGATGTACTCACGCTTTCTAAGGACAGTGAGTAATATCACCTGCCAATTGAAAGATGGATTATGTATGAAGTGTCCTCGCTGCGTTCTCTTTGGGGCGGTAAACGTCTCGGGCAAAGCAAAATACAACATCAAGCACAGGATCGAATATTCTACCGCCTTCTCGATTGAAAAATACGAGGATCTCTTGGAATCGATCACCTTCAATGCCGTTGCTGAAAATTCCCAGTTGACTGGTCAAGCGCTCAATGTCACACATAATGTCCGACCACTTGCCAACTTTCCCTCTGTCGTCACACTAACTTCGGTGACGTGGCAAGAACTAGCGTTGTACCTGAAGACTGTGTTGGCAACCAAGTCATATGGTGCTGAGACCCGGACAAAGGGTGACATGCGAAATGTGGTGCTAGGGATAGTGGCCGGTTATGAAGAGGTTATCACATCTCTTGAATATGCTCTTGAGCTTGCAGCAGTCTGGGAGTCTGAAGACTTGGCCAAGGAGACCGAAAAAATACTGCAAAAATATGTACAGCTCAGCGCTTCGCGGAAGAACATAGTCACTCTCTCTGCTGAAGAGGTTGCTGACCTAGTATCATCAGTCCAAGATCTTTCTGTGGATGAACCCTTTGTCAAGTCAATGGAGAAACAGGCTAATGACTTTGTCAAACTTGCTGTTAAAGAGCAGAAGACCAAGTCATAG